The sequence tttatcccaataattttaaaaattataatttagacCTTGTAGTTTGATAACATCTTATAAATAGTTCATATGGTTTAATAAAAGGTTAGattataaaaaatacccttgaactttgaaatatgtttcaaaaataccctttaCTTTCAAAAGTTACAATATTATCCTTGAAATTTTATacgtttcaaaaatacccttagaGTAGAAATTTGTTAGAATTTGGACGGAAATTAAGATGTGAAATAGTGTAGTAAGTGACATAGAACGAAAATTTGAATCATGACATTGTTTTAGGTCATCCCCACACAGTTTTAAATCtcgatttttatttgaaatgctaaataatttatatttcaaGGGTTATTTTGAAACGCTTATGAAAGTTGAGGGTAatattgcaacttttgaaaatatatgagtattttttaaacaaaaagaaaagttcAAGGGTATTTATTATACTTTAGCCTTAATAAAATTACATAGACTAAATTCTTATGATAAACCATAAGAACTAAAATCTAAGATTCTCCAAATAAGAGGGACCAGGTATCCGATTTaacttaaataataataatattatgaGTGTTGAGGTACCCAAAAtctttgcctataaatactaGTGTGATGGTTTCACTTTTCTCTTGCCAACTCAAAATTACaattcctctctctctcttctctctaaaaaaatggCTATCAACTTTCCCATTCCAGCTTATTTCATAGACATGGTTTTCATTAACCGCCTCAAATCCTTCATAACCAAATCCTTTTTCCCCCACCACATCACCGCCAATCTCCGCCACGACGCCACCGCCCTCACTTCCGCCGCCATCGACTTCGGTCACATGGTTACTATCCCACCCGCCGCCGTCCTTTTCCCCTCCTCCGTAAACGACGTCGTTACCTTAGTCAAACTCGCAAACTCCCGTCCCGTTCCCTTCAACATCGCCGCCAAAGGCTGCGGCCACTCCGTCCACGGTCAGGCAATGGCCGGAAATGGGGTCGTTGTTGAGATGACTTCCTTGAATAATCCCTCTCGAATCTCTATCTCCGGTAGTGAATCCACCGGATTCTTTGCCGACGTCGGCGGTGAACAACTCTGGATTGATATACTTAACGCCACTCTTGAACGTGGACTTGCACCGCGGTCGTGGACGGATTATCTTTACCTTACCGTCGGCGGGACGTTGTCGAATGCCGGTATTAGCGGTCAGACGTTTCGTTATGGCCCACAGATTTGTAATGTCATCGAACTCGACGTCGTTACAGGTACTTTATTAAATTACCACTCAACTCAAAAGTTTTTCAACATCATTTcataataatttttgaaaataaatcttaGACTCCACTAATTGGTTAATATTTCATTACTTATCAAATTCTTCTTactttttctaaatatttttatattttttcccATTTTGTGTATGATTGAAATGAAATTGTACAAAGATAAATCCAATTCTCAAATATATTActccattttaaattttttaaaaactaccttttatttttagttttcaaaacttttaaaaataacatgcacccattttttaaaattgccACGTAGCAAATTTTAGACCCATTTTGGTTGCTCTTTAAAATATATACCTAACAAAATTaagggtttaattttttttttaaaaaaactaactaatatctgaatttaaatttgtttttgcatggttttattttatatatatataatatatatatatatatatatatagggaaAGGAGATCTTGTAAGCTGTTCAGCAGAAAAGAACAAGGAACTCTTCAATTCATCCTTGGTGTGTTTAGGCCAATTTGGAATCATAGTTCGAGCTAGGATTCCCTTATTCCCAGCTCCAAACAgggtacattttttttttttttttaataaaaatttatactCACCCATCACcaaaattaccaaaattaataataataattattatattcttaattaattttttatttgggtTATTTTAGGTTAAGTGGGTTAGAATGCTGTACAGCAATTTTAATGAGTTTCTGAAGGATCAAgaaaaattaatctcaataaataataatgataataatggaAGCAAACAAAAGGGTGGATTGAACTATTTGGAGGGTTTGCTTCTAATGCATGATGGTCCCCCAGACAATTGGAGATCTTCTTTTTTTCCATCTTCTCATCACTCTACAATCATCTCTTTGGTTAATCAACACTCCATTATATACTGCCTAGAAGTTGCCATGTATTACGACGATCGCTCTCGACATACCCTCGACAAGGTACATTCTCAATCATCGTCCTCATCGATTGTGTCTATTTTTAACCTACCTATCTAGCTAAAGACATCctgtttcaattttctttttataaacaCACCTACTATCACTTCAACTTATGAGGTATCTATcacagttttttaaaaataatccaatattaaattgtaaatttggaCCTTATGATTTAGATAACGTTAAAATTTATCCATATTACTCCCTACTGttagaaattattttgtgaggttttatcaaatcatatagactaaattctaacttttaaaactatagagaataaatttttactttttccaCACCATAGGTAccaattttgtaatttaacctcGAGTTATTTTGAAAAGCCCTAATAGACAGCTCATAAGTTGAAATGGCCTCATGTCTCTTTATAAAAAACGAAATCAA comes from Benincasa hispida cultivar B227 chromosome 2, ASM972705v1, whole genome shotgun sequence and encodes:
- the LOC120071717 gene encoding cytokinin dehydrogenase 3-like, yielding MAINFPIPAYFIDMVFINRLKSFITKSFFPHHITANLRHDATALTSAAIDFGHMVTIPPAAVLFPSSVNDVVTLVKLANSRPVPFNIAAKGCGHSVHGQAMAGNGVVVEMTSLNNPSRISISGSESTGFFADVGGEQLWIDILNATLERGLAPRSWTDYLYLTVGGTLSNAGISGQTFRYGPQICNVIELDVVTGKGDLVSCSAEKNKELFNSSLVCLGQFGIIVRARIPLFPAPNRVKWVRMLYSNFNEFLKDQEKLISINNNDNNGSKQKGGLNYLEGLLLMHDGPPDNWRSSFFPSSHHSTIISLVNQHSIIYCLEVAMYYDDRSRHTLDKELDDLLEGLDFLPGYKFEKDVSYIEFLNRVRGGELSLRSQGLWDVPHPWLNLFVPKSRIAEFDSGVFKDIVLKRKITNGPILIYPMNRSKWDDKMSAVIPEEEVFYTIGFLNSSGFDDWEAMEEQNKEILGYCNSANIKIKQYLPHYKTKEDWEKHFGHKWKIIQDRKLEFDPKMILSPGQKIFNP